A single Pseudochaenichthys georgianus chromosome 10, fPseGeo1.2, whole genome shotgun sequence DNA region contains:
- the LOC117453751 gene encoding protocadherin alpha-C2-like isoform X2, whose translation MGSFVTMQSCRRYVVLVIFLSFVGNISTSVTHYSIPEEMKEGSVVANIATDLSLDINTLNQRKMRLDIIANKKYLEVNKETGELYIVEKIDREYMCLAKSSCYLKLEVILENPVRIFNIEVEILDMNDNAPQFRRDVIHLDISEATPKGERFSLSNAVDPDVGSNLVKTYHFSESEHFNIEVQTGRDGSKFAELILTKSLDREQQAVHNLILTAVDGGTPARSGTASVIVRVLDTNDNTPTFDKINYSIKIMENAPIGSLVVHLNATDQDEGSNSDITYSYSLYTSEKTQETFNLNPSSGEITVKGMLNYEDFRIYDMEVIATDKGVNSLSGQCTVNILVEDMNDNHPEISIKSFLSPVNENIELDTVIAVVSVSDKDSGDNGVVDLHIPDNMPFKLRESSDNYYELVVSEPLDRERVPEYDITFTVTDRGSPPLSDNETMTLELLDVNDNVPQFPQSFYTIRVEENNAPGALLSSPTAFDPDLHENQYLVYFILEREIANTSMSMLFSINPENGNLYALKTFDYEIEKEFLFHIEARDSGSPPLSSNVTVHIIIVDQNDNAPVIVSPWRAHGSVVEEKIPRSTDKGSLVSKVIALDTDSVHNSRITYQFLQVTDATLFSLDQYNGEIRTMRMFSYRDPRHQRLVVVAKDNGEPALSATVTIKLSTVETAVKAYSDMTEVPLEYDIFSDLNLYLVIGLGSVSFLLLITILVTIVIKCQKPKPSKAAPPCRNSVISEGNSSIADSTLVSNDAYWYSMFLAETRKGKMVVRQPVPKGSRYIVSSLPRGTGLTDTSGSAASTLQYPK comes from the coding sequence ATGGGGTCATTTGTAACAATGCAGTCTTGCAGAAGGTACGTGGTGCTcgttatttttctttctttcgtTGGTAACATATCGACTTCAGTGACACATTATTCAATACCGGAGGAAATGAAGGAAGGATCAGTTGTAGCTAACATTGCTACGGATCTCAGCCTGGATATAAATACACTGAATCAGAGGAAGATGCGTCTTGACATTATTGCAAATAAGAAATATCTGGAAGTGAACAAAGAGACTGGAGAACTGTATATCGTTGAGAAGATTGACAGAGAATACATGTGTCTTGCAAAGTCGTCTTGTTATCTCAAACTGGAGGTTATACTAGAAAATCCAGTCCGCATTTTTAATATAGAAGTAGAAATTCTGGATATGAACGACAACGCCCCGCAATTTCGTAGAGACGTCATACATTTAGACATTTCTGAAGCAACGCCGAAAGGAGAGAGATTCTCTCTCAGCAATGCAGTTGATCCTGATGTTGGAAGCAATTTAGTGAAAACCTACCATTTTAGCGAAAGTGAacattttaatattgaagttcagACTGGAAGAGATGGATCGAAATTTGCGGAATTAATCTTAACAAAGAGTTTAGACCGAGAGCAGCAGGCTGTGCATAATTTAATTCTCACAGCTGTAGATGGAGGCACACCTGCACGTTCTGGCACTGCAAGTGTTATCGTTCGTGTTTTAGACACAAATGATAACACTCCTACTTTTGACAAAATAAATTACAGTATTAAAATCATGGAAAATGCTCCCATAGGAAGTCTGGTTGTTCATCTTAATGCAACAGACCAAGACGAGGGTTCAAATTCTGATATAACATACTCTTACAGTTTATATACATCAGAGAAAACGCAGGAAACATTTAATCTGAATCCTTCCTCTGGTGAAATTACTGTTAAAGGAATGTTAAATTATGAGGACTTCAGGATTTATGATATGGAAGTTATAGCAACAGATAAAGGAGTTAATAGTTTATCAGGACAATGCACTGTAAACATTCTGGTTGAAGACATGAATGACAACCACCCAGAAATATCTATTAAATCCTTTCTGAGTCCAGTCAATGAAAACATAGAATTGGACACAGTGATAGCAGTGGTGAGTGTCAGTGATAAAGACTCAGGGGACAATGGAGTGGTTGATCTTCACATTCCTGATAACATGCCTTTCAAACTGAGGGAGTCCTCTGATAACTATTATGAATTAGTGGTGTCAGAGCCGTTGGACCGTGAGAGGGTCCCTGAATATGACATCACTTTCACTGTGACAGACAGAGGCTCTCCTCCTTTGTCTGACAATGAGACCATGACGTTAGAGCTGCTGGATGTTAATGACAATGTGCCACAGTTCCCTCAGTCATTTTATACTATACGTGTGGAGGAGAATAACGCTCCTGGAGCCCTGCTCAGTTCCCCAACTGCGTTTGACCCTGACCTCCATGAAAACCAGTATCTAGTTTATTTCATCCTAGAGAGGGAGATAGCCAACACCTCCATGTCCATGCTGTTCTCCATCAACCCAGAGAACGGGAATCTTTACGCACTAAAAACTTTTGACTATGAGATCGAGAAGGAGTTTCTCTTCCACATCGAGGCCAGAGACTCTGGCTCTCCTCCTCTCAGCAGTAACGTGACGGTGCACATCATCATTGTGGACCAGAACGACAACGCTCCGGTTATTGTGTCTCCGTGGCGCGCACACGGCTCGGTGGTGGAGGAAAAGATCCCCAGATCCACCGATAAAGGCTCTCTGGTTTCTAAAGTGATAGCCTTGGACACAGACTCGGTGCACAACTCCCGGATCACCTACCAGTTCCTGCAGGTGACTGACGCCACCTTGTTCAGTCTGGACCAATACAACGGAGAGATCCGGACCATGAGGATGTTCAGCTACAGAGACCCACGCCACCAGAGACTGGTTGTTGTTGCCAAGGACAACGGGGAGCCTGCCCTCTCTGCTACAGTCACCATCAAGCTGTCCACAGTGGAGACTGCCGTGAAGGCCTACTCTGACATGACCGAGGTGCCTCTGGAATATGACATCTTCTCAGACCTCAACCTGTACCTGGTCATCGGTCTGGGCTCCGTGTCATTCCTCCTGCTGATCACCATACTGGTCACCATCGTGATCAAGTGTCAGAAACCCAAGCCCAGCAAAGCGGCTCCTCCCTGCAGGAACAGTGTGATCAGTGAGGGGAACTCCAGCATCGCAGACTCCACTCTGGTCTCCAACGACGCCTACTGGTACAGTATGTTTCTAGCAGAGACCAGGAAAGGAAAGATGGTGGTCAGACAGCCTGTGCCCAAGGGCTCCAGATACATCGTGTCCAGTTTACCACGAGGCACTGGACTCACAGACACTAGTGGCTCAGCAGCCTCCACCTTGCAG
- the LOC117453631 gene encoding protocadherin-10, which yields MDHRLSRGSWVPVTGLVVCLLLCACVVDLVLAQIRYSIPEELEHGAFVGNIAEDLGLDVAKLSARRFRIVSGAKRQYLEVNLENGILFVNEKIDREDLCERSPNCFLHLQVVIENPLELYRVEVEILDVNDNSPSFPWSEFNIDITESAAPGSCFPLESAQDQDVGTNSLRSYQLSANEHFVLNIQTRNDGSKFAELVLDTPLDREKQKKHEMVLTAFDGGSPERSGTAVITITVLDANDNVPVFDRSVYRSSLVENAPRGTLVLKLNATDLDEGSNGEVTYAFSGHAPFKVRELFSVDPYTGEIRVKGIVDYEKASVFELYVQAKDRGPSAVAVHCKVLVDILDVNDNAPEVILTSVSTPVQEDAPPGTVIAVISVMDRDSGENGNVDCQIPSNVPFQLHSSFKNYYTLVTSEFLDREAVSEYNITLTARDLGSPSLSTRKTILVQVSDINDNPPRFSQPSYTVYVTENNAPGASICSVTAFDPDSNQNAYLSYSILEGQIQGMPVSTYVSINSDNGNIYALRSFDYEQLRNFQILVQAQDAGFPPLANNITVNVFVLDQNDNAPVIVSPLPKNGTVATEVVPRSIDAGYLVTKITALDADAGQNSRLSYQVLQATDPGLFSVALYTGEIRTIRRLVEKDATRQRLVILVKDNGQPPLSATVSIILTVVDSVPESLSDFGDLTLSPQPPSNLALYLIVSLSTISLIFLVAIIVLAAAKCYKDRDTLSGYNLPPLACCCCGGFQPDPPPEVFKKSNLNLQISSAAKVPTNCMEVNGNSSLSQSYCYKVCLTPESAKSDFMFLKPCSPGSTPRNNEAKSAENSWNAQSRSASVNNGATTPNELKQPNTDWTLTKNQNSSLKSYNSINMDGTLMRKAMHADPENYVTSMAPGQYWTWGTHMRGVKDYKMSPSTSGVPSRPWTPLCTPPPQQQQPSIPPHPHPHPHPHPHPHPPPDYHHNVHIPGTPSGFCTLRPAVHRSELDVHNAFSTFGKKRRLQMSPQGEAGIINNDLYND from the exons ATGGATCACAGACTCTCCAGAGGCAGCTGGGTACCGGTGACTGGGCTGGTTGTATGTCTGcttctgtgtgcgtgtgtagtgGACCTGGTTCTTGCCCAAATTCGGTACTCCATTCCCGAAGAGCTGGAGCATGGAGCTTTTGTGGGCAACATCGCCGAAGATCTGGGCTTGGATGTGGCCAAGCTGTCAGCACGTCGGTTTCGTATAGTCTCGGGCGCAAAGAGGCAGTATTTAGAAGTAAACTTGGAGAATGGCATTCTCTTCGTCAACGAAAAGATAGACAGAGAGGATCTGTGTGAACGAAGTCCGAACTGTTTTTTACACTTACAAGTGGTCATTGAAAACCCCTTAGAACTGTACAGAGTGGAAGTGGAGATTTTAGATGTTAATGACAACTCCCCCAGTTTCCCATGGAGCGAGTTTAATATTGACATCACAGAGTCGGCTGCTCCCGGCTCATGTTTCCCGTTAGAGAGCGCACAGGATCAGGACGTGGGCACCAACTCTCTGCGCTCTTACCAGCTAAGCGCAAACGAGCACTTTGTACTAAACATCCAGACGCGCAACGATGGAAGCAAGTTTGCTGAGCTCGTGCTGGACACCCCGCTTGACcgggaaaagcaaaaaaagcaCGAAATGGTTCTCACTGCATTTGACGGGGGCTCTCCGGAAAGATCTGGGACAGCAGTGATAACTATTACAGTGTTAGACGCAAACGATAACGTGCCCGTATTTGACCGCTCAGTTTACCGGTCGAGCCTGGTGGAGAACGCACCGCGAGGAACGCTCGTGCTGAAGCTGAACGCCACAGACCTGGATGAAGGATCTAATGGGGAAGTGACCTACGCATTTAGCGGGCACGCACCCTTCAAGGTGCGGGAACTATTCAGCGTGGACCCGTACACGGGAGAAATCCGAGTGAAGGGCATCGTGGACTATGAGAAAGCCAGTGTTTTTGAACTGTATGTGCAGGCTAAAGACAGGGGACCCTCGGCTGTGGCTGTACACTGTAAAGTGCTGGTAGACATCCTTGATGTCAATGACAACGCACCCGAAGTCATCCTCACATCAGTGTCCACGCCTGTGCAGGAAGACGCACCACCGGGCACGGTGATAGCCGTAATCAGTGTAATGGACCGGGACTCGGGAGAGAACGGAAACGTTGACTGCCAAATCCCGAGCAACGTCCCCTTTCAGCTCCATTCCTCCTTTAAAAACTATTACACTCTGGTGACAAGCGAGTTTCTGGACAGGGAAGCGGTGTCTGAGTACAATATCACCCTCACAGCCCGAGACTTGGGCTCTCCTTCGCTCTCCACGAGGAAAACCATCCTCGTTCAAGTATCTGACATTAATGACAACCCCCCGCGGTTCTCTCAGCCTTCATATACTGTTTATGTGACCGAGAATAATGCCCCGGGCGCTTCCATTTGCTCTGTAACTGCATTCGACCCCGATTCTAACCAGAACGCCTATCTGTCTTACTCTATTCTCGAGGGTCAGATCCAGGGCATGCCCGTGTCCACTTATGTCTCAATCAACTCTGACAACGGCAATATATATGCACTGCGTTCCTTTGATTATGAGCAACTTAGAAACTTTCAGATCTTGGTACAGGCGCAGGACGCTGGATTCCCCCCTCTCGCCAATAACATCACAGTCAACGTCTTTGTTTTGGACCAGAACGACAATGCACCTGTTATTGTATCCCCTCTGCCCAAAAACGGCACCGTGGCCACAGAGGTGGTTCCGCGGTCAATAGACGCTGGGTATCTGGTTACCAAAATAACAGCGTTAGACGCGGACGCAGGACAAAACTCCCGGCTGTCCTATCAGGTGTTGCAGGCTACAGACCCGGGGCTGTTTAGTGTGGCTCTGTACACAGGCGAAATCAGGACTATTCGCCGGCTGGTGGAGAAAGACGCAACAAGGCAAAGACTGGTAATACTAGTCAAGGACAACGGACAGCCGCCTCTCTCTGCCACTGTCTCCATTATCCTTACAGTGGTAGACAGTGTTCCCGAGTCGCTGTCAGATTTCGGAGACCTCACACTCAGCCCACAGCCCCCCTCAAACCTCGCTCTCTACTTGATCGTGTCACTGAGCACAATATCTTTAATATTCCTTGTGGCTATTATCGTGCTGGCTGCAGCCAAGTGTTACAAGGACAGAGACACACTCAGCGGGTACAACCTCCCCCCGCTCGCATGCTGCTGTTGCGGGGGGTTTCAGCCAGATCCACCCCCGGAGGTTTTCAAAAAATCCAACCTCAACCTGCAGATTTCCTCCGCGGCCAAAGTCCCCACAAACTGTATGGAGGTGAATGGAAACAGCAGTCTCTCGCAGTCATATTGTTATAAAGTGTGCCTGACCCCCGAATCAGCCAAAAGTGACTTTATGTTTCTGAAGCCGTGCAGCCCCGGGAGCACGCCGAGAAACAACGAGGCGAAGAGCGCAGAAAACTCGTGGAACGCGCAAAGCCGGAGCGCATCTGTGAACAACGGAGCAACGACTCCCAATGAG CTGAAGCAGCCGAACACAGACTGGACTCTCACAAAAAATCAGAACTCCTCCCTTAAAAG TTATAACTCTATCAACATGGATGGCACCCTCATGCGTAAAGCTATGCATGCAGACCCAGAAAACTACGTCACCTCCATGGCGCCTGGACAGTACTGGACCTGGGGTACACACATGCGAGGGGTGAAAg ACTATAAGATGTCTCCTTCAACCAGTGGGGTCCCCTCTCGCCCCTGGACTCCTCTGTGCACACCTCCTCCTCAACAGCAGCAGCCATCAATACCTCCCCACCCCCACCCTCACCCACACCCTCATCCGCACCCCCACCCACCACCTGACTACCACCACAATGTGCACATCCCTGGGACACCATCAGGCTTTTGCACCCTGAGGCCAGCAGTACACCGAAGCGAGCTGGACGTCCACAATGCATTCTCAACCTTTGGGAAGAAGCGTCGTCTCCAGATGTCCCCCCAGGGAGAGGCTGGGATTATAAATAATGACTTGTACAATGACTGA
- the pcdhb gene encoding protocadherin alpha-C2, whose translation MIFLATFFVLSALWPSALSVTRYSIEEEMESGSVVANLATDLGLEPGGLAQREVKLDIFHNKKYLDVNKKTGELYIVEKMDRENLCLAKTTCFLKLDVIIESPLRIFNIELGITDINDNAPHFRRDRVELDVSESATPGERFSLPNGVDPDVGKNTIKTYKLSVSEHFTIEIQTGSDGTQYVDLVLTKSLDREEKAVHNLILTAVDGGVPVRSGTANIIVRVQDTNDNPPQFDRQTYTINMTENSPIGSLVMKLNATDLDEGLHSEIVYSFTLYTSEKTQDVFALNSNTGELTVKGTIDYEDMKLYEMHIEATDKGTHPLLGQCKVVVHVTDMNDNYPEITIQSVKNTVDENIPVGSVIALVGVSDRDTGDNGNVSLSIHQHMPFILNKSSDRPLHYKLIVSEPLDRESVPEYDIILIVRDAGTPPLSDNETITVHLLDVNDNVPQFPLSFYTIRVEENNAPGALISSLSAFDPDLHENQYLVYFILEREIANTSMSMLFSINPENGNLYALKTFDYEIEKEFLFHIEARDSGSPPLSSNVTVHIIIVDQNDNAPVIVSPWRAHGSVVEEKIPRSTDKGSLVSKVIALDTDSVHNSRITYQFLQVTDATLFSLDQYNGEIRTMRMFSYRDPRHQRLVVVAKDNGQPALSATVTIKLSTVETAVKAYSDMTEVPLEYDIFSDLNLYLVIGLGSVSFLLLITILVTIVIKCQKPKPSKAAPPCRNSVISEGNSSIADSTLVSNDAYWYSMFLAETRKGKMVVRQPVPKGSRYIVSSLPRGTGLTDTSGSAASTLQLTPGQIVKQAECSVVLNLPPK comes from the exons ATGATTTTCTTGGCCACTTTCTTTGTCCTGTCTGCGCTATGGCCCAGCGCTTTGTCAGTGACACGGTACTCCATTGAGGAGGAGATGGAAAGCGGTTCCGTCGTGGCTAATCTCGCTACGGATTTAGGACTTGAGCCTGGAGGTTTGGCACAACGAGAGGTAAAACTTGATATTTTCCACAACAAAAAATATCTAGATGTCAATAAAAAGACGGGTGAGTTGTATATCGTCGAAAAAATGGACAGGGAAAATCTTTGTTTGGCGAAAACAACATGTTTTCTAAAGCTTGATGTTATAATAGAAAGCCCCTTGCGCATATTCAACATTGAACTTGGAATAACGGACATAAACGATAATGCTCCACATTTTCGACGAGACAGAGTAGAGCTCGACGTTTCAGAATCAGCAACACCGGGAGAGAGATTTTCTCTGCCCAACGGTGTGGATCCAGATGTTGgcaaaaatacaattaaaacataCAAACTCAGTGTCAGTGAACATTTCACCATCGAAATTCAGACGGGCAGTGATGGAACTCAATATGTTGATTTGGTGTTGACTAAATCTTTAGACAGAGAGGAAAAGGCTGTTCATAATTTAATACTGACTGCTGTGGACGGAGGGGTCCCTGTGCGCTCCGGCACTGCCAATATTATTGTTAGAGTACAAGACACAAACGACAATCCTCCTCAATTTGACAGGCAGACTTACACAATAAATATGACAGAAAATTCCCCGATTGGATCCTTAGTGATGAAGCTCAACGCCACAGATCTTGACGAGGGTCTGCATTCAGAGATCGTCTACTCATTCACCCTTTACACGTCAGAAAAAACACAAGATGTATTTGCATTAAATTCTAACACAGGGGAGTTAACAGTGAAGGGGACTATTGACTACGAAGATATGAAATTGTATGAGATGCACATTGAGGCAACAGACAAAGGGACGCATCCCTTGCTGGGACAATGTAAAGTAGTCGTCCACGTGACAGATATGAATGACAATTATCCTGAAATTACCATACAGTCTGTAAAAAACACGGTGGATGAGAATATCCCCGTGGGAAGTGTCATTGCTCTGGTAGGTGTGAGTGACAGAGACACCGGTGATAATGGAAACGTAAGCTTATCCATACATCAGCACATGCCTTTTATTCTTAACAAGTCATCTGATAGACCCCTGCATTACAAGCTCATAGTGTCTGAACCGTTGGATCGTGAATCAGTACCTGAATATGACATTATACTGATTGTGAGAGATGCAGGAACACCACCTTTATCTGATAACGAAACAATAACAGTGCATCTATTGGATGTTAATGACAATGTGCCACAGTTCCCTCTGTCATTTTATACTATACGTGTGGAGGAGAATAACGCTCCTGGAGCGCTGATCAGTTCCCTATCTGCGTTTGACCCTGACCTCCATGAAAACCAGTATCTAGTTTATTTCATCCTAGAGAGGGAGATAGCCAACACCTCCATGTCCATGCTGTTCTCCATCAACCCAGAGAACGGGAATCTTTACGCACTAAAAACGTTTGACTATGAGATCGAGAAGGAGTTTCTCTTCCACATCGAGGCCAGAGACTCTGGCTCTCCTCCTCTCAGCAGTAACGTGACGGTGCACATCATCATTGTGGACCAGAACGACAACGCTCCGGTTATTGTGTCTCCGTGGCGCGCACACGGCTCGGTGGTGGAGGAAAAGATCCCCAGATCCACCGATAAAGGCTCTCTGGTTTCTAAAGTGATAGCCTTGGACACAGACTCGGTGCACAACTCCCGGATCACCTACCAGTTCCTGCAGGTGACTGACGCCACCTTGTTCAGTCTGGACCAATACAACGGAGAGATCCGGACCATGAGGATGTTCAGCTACAGAGACCCGCGCCACCAGAGACTGGTTGTCGTTGCCAAGGACAACGGGCAGCCTGCCCTCTCTGCTACAGTCACCATCAAGCTGTCCACAGTGGAGACTGCCGTGAAGGCCTACTCTGATATGACCGAGGTGCCTCTGGAATATGACATCTTCTCAGACCTCAACCTGTACCTGGTCATCGGTCTGGGCTCCGTGTCATTTCTCCTGCTGATCACCATACTGGTCACCATCGTGATCAAGTGTCAGAAACCCAAGCCCAGCAAAGCGGCTCCTCCCTGCAGGAACAGTGTGATCAGTGAGGGGAACTCCAGCATCGCAGACTCCACTCTGGTCTCCAACGACGCCTACTGGTACAGTATGTTTCTAGCAGAGACCAGGAAAGGAAAGATGGTGGTCAGACAGCCTGTGCCCAAGGGCTCCAGATACATCGTGTCCAGTTTACCACGAGGCACTGGACTCACAGACACTAGTGGATCAGCAGCCTCCACTCTGCAG CTGACACCAGGGCAGATCGTGAAGCAAGCGGAGTGCTCCGTGGTGCTGAACCTCCCTCCGAAATAG